A region of Hippoglossus stenolepis isolate QCI-W04-F060 chromosome 7, HSTE1.2, whole genome shotgun sequence DNA encodes the following proteins:
- the mlsl gene encoding malate synthase-like isoform X2, with product MSGSVNIEVSPPPSGLEAEYETLFTTDSLLFLHELISTFDEEVDQSLWLRVARKANLELSGHLPGFLEETIHIRGDPTWRVLPVPPRLQRRHVDIGDLAPCNSQCFAKALKSPAQGIQVDFDDGNCPTYYNQIKGIHNVFKAVHNQFPDVPHISQAPVLMLRPRAWNMVEHNMMVEGKEAPGPLFDFGLLMFHCGKTLFENKSGPFFYLSKIESFMEARLWNKIFVWTQQKLGLPIGSIKATVLIENILAAFEMEEILYELRDHSAGLNCGVWDYSASIVNKFGHRLAFLLPDRSKYVNIETRFLRSYMDLLIQTCHRRGALATGGMSALLLPQDPLSESHRTVLATVTRLKLIEIKAGVDGFMVYDVNLIEPMQTLFKLHTEGDNQLHQLRNDVTVTPDDLLSIPLGGITLDGLKYNIAVGVLFINAWLSGEGVFFYRGSVEDSATAEISRSQVWQWIRHHSQLEDDSRVVSRQLVTDLLKEVMVELSSRCHSLRDKQRLLTAADMFLEMVLKRDFPEFITTYLNEDHTFLSCQSTRQAAALDRHVHRSNL from the exons ATGTCC GGCTCAGTCAACATAGAAGTGTCTCCCCCTCCCTCAGGCCTTGAAGCAGAGTATGAGACACTCTTCACCACTgattctctcctcttccttcatgAGCTCATCTCCACATTTGATGAGGAGGTGGATCAG TCTCTGTGGTTACGAGTTGCCAGAAAGGCCAACTTGGAGCTGTCAGGTCACCTGCCAGGTTTCCTGGAAGAAACCATACACATCAGAGGAGACCCGACGTGGAGGGTGCTCCCCGTACCCCCGAGACTCCAGAGAAGACATGTGGATATTGGGGATTTAGCCCCCTGCAATAGTCAATGCTTTGCCAAAGCTCTCAAGTCACCAGCACAAGGCATACAG GTTGATTTTGATGATGGGAACTGCCCCACATACTACAACCAGATCAAAGGCattcacaatgtttttaaagcagTGCACAACCAGTTTCCTG ATGTTCCACACATATCTCAGGCTCCTGTGCTGATGCTGCGTCCCCGAGCTTGGAACATGGTGGAGCACAACATGATG GTGGAGGGTAAGGAGGCTCCTGGTCCTCTCTTTGACTTTGGACTTCTCATGTTTCACTGTGGAAAGACACTGTTCGAAAACAAGAGTGGACCCTTTTTCTATCtatcaaaa ATAGAGAGCTTCATGGAGGCCAGACTATGGAACAAGATATTCGTCTGGACACAACAGAAG cTTGGCCTTCCCATTGGCAGCATTAAGGCAACAGTGCTAATTGAAAACATATTAGCAGCCTTTGAGATGGAGGAGATTCTTTATGAGCTGCGAGACCATTCAGCAGGACTCAACTGTGGTGTCTGGGATTATTCAGCCTCCATTGTCAATAAGTTTG GACACCGACTGGCCTTCTTGCTGCCTGACCGCAGTAAATACGTCAACATTGAGACGCGCTTCCTGCGTAGCTACATGGACCTGTTGATCCAGACATGTCATCGGAGGGGAGCACTGGCCACAGGAGGCATGTCTGCTCTCCTCCTACCTCAGGACCCACTCTCTGAGTCCCACAGGACAGTGTTGGCTACTGTCACCAG ACTGAAGCTGATAGAGATCAAGGCAGGCGTGGATGGTTTCATGGTTTATGATGTGAACCTCATAGAGCCCATGCAGACA CTCTTCAAACTTCACACTGAAGGTGATAATCAACTCCACCAGCTTCgaaatgatgtcactgtgactCCTGATGATCTACTCTCCATACCTTTG GGAGGAATCACCCTTGATGGTTTGAAGTATAACATTGCAGTTGGAGTACTCTTTATTAATGCTTGGCTCTCGG GTGAAGGTGTATTTTTCTACAGAGGCAGTGTCGAAGATTCAGCCACAGCAGAGATTTCCAGATCCCAG gtgtggcAGTGGATCCGTCATCACTCTCAGTTGGAGGATGACAGCAGGGTGGTGAGCAGGCAGCTGGTGACTGACCTCTTAAAGGAGGTCATGGTGGAGCTCAGCAGTCGGTGCCATTCTCTTAG GGATAAGCAGAGGTtactcacagcagcagacatgtTCCTGGAGATGGTCCTCAAGAGAGATTTCCCAGAGTTCATCACCACCTACTTGAATGAGGACCACACCTTTCTCAGCTGTCAGAGCACAAGACAGGCGGCAGCTCTGGATAGACATGTGCACCGCTCCAACCTGTGA
- the LOC118112150 gene encoding N-alpha-acetyltransferase 15, NatA auxiliary subunit has product MPSISLPPKENALFKRILRCYEHKQYRNGLKFCKQILGNPKFAEHGETLAMKGLTLNCLGKKEEAYELVRRGLRNDLKSHVCWHVYGLLQRSDKKYDEAIKCYRNALKWDKDNLQILRDLSLLQIQMRDLEGYRETRYQLLQLRPAQRASWIGYAVAYHLLEDFEMAAKIVEEFRKTQQTSPDKVDYEYSELLLYQNQVLREASLHKEALDHLNNYEKQICDKLAVEETRGELLLRLDRPEEALEVYRRLQERNPENWAYYQGLEKALKPGSIEERQKIYEESWVKFPKGLVPRRLPLSFLTGEKFCECLDSYLRMNFSKGCPPVFTTLKSLYTDKEKVTLIEDLVVGYESCLKSCRMFSKNDNGKEEPPTTLLWVQYFLAQHFDFIGQSSLALEYINTAIDSTPTLIELFLIKAKIYKHAGNVKEAARWMDEAQALDTADRFINSKCAKYMLKASLIKEAEEMCSKFTREGTSAVENLNEMQCMWFQTECALAYKAMNKSGEALKKCHEIERHFVEITDDQFDFHTYCMRKMTLRSYVDLLKLEDVLRQHPFFYKAARTAIQIYLALHDKPLTDDNKESQADNENLTDKELKKLRNKQRRAQKKAQLEEEKKIAEKEKQLKNQKKKKEDDDEEIGGPKEELIPDKLAKTENPLEEAVKFLIPLKNLVRNKIETHLLAFEIYFRKEKYLLMLQSIKGAVTIEPSNPWLHQCLVRFFKGVSEGADLAEAVRTVLKQEISRLFGENNPQSFNKSYLSQHSNSIPHRLAAAKMMVYLEPSSDKMACEIATALDESLSGRSSQVCTEVLEALRGGQLGEGQKKAAETYRAACHKIYPYSLAFMPPGYQDNSTTVSANGDLSAGEHDDMVNEM; this is encoded by the exons ATGCCCTCAATCAGCCTCCCGCCGAAGGAGAATGCCCTCTTCAAGAGGATTTTG AGATGTTACGAGCACAAGCAGTACAGAAATGGCCTGAAGTTCTGCAAACAGATCCTGGGCAACCCAAAGTTTGCAGAGCATGGAG AGACGCTGGCCATGAAGGGTTTAACCCTCAACTGTCttggaaagaaggaggaggccTACGAGCTGGTGAGACGAGGCCTGCGCAATGACCTTAAGAGTCACGTCT GCTGGCATGTGTATGGCCTGCTACAACGCTCGGACAAAAAGTACGATGAGGCCATCAAGTGTTACCGCAACGCTCTGAAGTGGGACAAGGACAACCTGCAGATCCTGCGAGACCTCTCCCTGCTGCAGATCCAGATGAGAGACCTAGAGGGATACAGG gagacTCGGtaccagctgctgcagctccgtcCTGCCCAGCGCGCCTCCTGGATTGGATATGCTGTAGCCTATCACCTGTTAGAGGACTTTGAGATGGCTGCCAAGATCGTGGAGGAATTCCGCAAAACACAACAG ACCTCTCCAGACAAGGTGGATTATGAGTACAGTGAGCTGTTGCTGTATCAGAACCAGGTTCTGAGGGAGGCCAGTCTCCACAAGGAGGCTCTTGATCACCTCAACAACTATGAAAAACAGATCTGTGACAAACTGGCTGTGGAAGAGACAAGAG gagaacTGCTGTTGAGGCTGGATAGGCCAGAGGAGGCTTTAGAGGTCTACAGGAGACTCCAGGAGAGGAACCCTGAGAACTGGGCCTATTACCAGGGCCTGGAAAAAGCCTTAAAGCCAG gCAGTATAGAGGAGCGACAGAAGATTTACGAGGAATCGTGGGTGAAGTTTCCTAAAGGCCTGGTTCCACGAAGGCTGCCTCTTAGTTTCCTCACAG GGGAGAAGTTTTGTGAATGTCTGGACAGCTACCTGAGGATGAACTTCAGTAAAGGCTGCCCGCCCGTTTTCACTACCCTCAAATCCCTCTACACTGACAAAGAAAAG GTTACACTCATTGAGGATTTAGTAGTTGGCTATGAAAGCTGTTTAAAAAGCTGTCGGATGTTTAGTAAAAATG ATAATGGGAAGGAAGAGCCCCCTACCACCTTGTTGTGGGTACAATATTTCCTGGCACAGCACTTTGACTTCATCGGACAATCCAGCCTTGCTCTGGAGTACATCAATACTGCCATTGACAGCACACCCACACTCATCGAGCTCTTCCTCATAAAGGCCAAGATCTACAAG CACGCAGGCAACGTAAAGGAAGCGGCTCGATGGATGGATGAGGCTCAGGCACTGGACACAGCCGACCGCTTCATTAACTCTAAGTGTGCGAAGTACATGCTGAAAGCCAGCCTCATcaaagaagcagaggagatgTGCTCCAAGTTCACGCgg GAGGGGACCTCTGCAGTGGAGAACCTAAATGAGATGCAGTGCATGTGGTTCCAGACTGAGTGTGCCTTGGCCTACAAGGCCATGAACAAATCTGGAGAGGCTCTGAAGAAGTGTCACGAGATTGAGAGG caTTTTGTGGAGATCACAGACGACCAGTTTGACTTCCACACCTACTGCATGAGGAAGATGACGTTGCGTTCCTACGTGGACCTGCTGAAGCTGGAGGACGTCCTGCGGCAGCATCCCTTCTTCTACAAAGCTGCTCGAACAGCCATCCAGATCTACTTGGCCCTACACGACAAGCCTCTGACTGACGACAACAAGGAGAGCCAGGCAGACaacg AGAACCTGACAGAcaaggagctgaagaagctgaGAAACAAACAGCGACGAGCCCAGAAGAAGGCCCAgctagaggaggagaagaagattgctgagaaggagaagcagctgaagaaccagaaaaagaagaaggaggatgatgatgaggagatAGGTGGGCCAAAGGAGGAGCTAATACCAGACAAACTGGCCAAG ACGGAGAATCCTCTGGAGGAGGCAGTGAAGTTCTTGATCCCTCTGAAGAACTTAGTGCGCAACAAAATTGAGACTCACCTCCTGGCCTTTGAGATCTACTTCAGGAAAG agaaGTATCTGTTGATGCTGCAGTCGATAAAGGGAGCTGTAACCATAGAACCTTCCAACCCGTGGCTGCACCAGTGTCTAGTGCGTTTCTTCAAAGGAG TGAGTGAGGGAGCAGACTTGGCCGAGGCGGTGAGGACGGTGTTGAAGCAGGAGATCTCCAGATTGTTTGGGGAGAACAACCCTCAGAGCTTCAACAAGAGCTATCTGAGCCAACACTCCAACTCCATCCCACACCGACTGGCTG CTGCTAAGATGATGGTCTACCTGGAGCCCTCATCTGATAAGATGGCATGTGAGATTGCCACGGCCCTGGATGAGTCATTGTCTGGAAGAAGCTCCCAG gTCTGTACTGAGGTGCTGGAGGCTTTGCGTGGGGGGCAGCTGGGCGAGGGTCAGAAGAAGGCTGCTGAGACTTACCGAGCCGCCTGCCATAAGATCTACCCCTACAGCTTGGCTTTTATGCCTCCTGGTTACCAGGACAACAGCACCACAGTCAGCGCCAACGGCGACCTTTCGGCAGGAGAACACGATGACATGGTAAACGAAATGTGA
- the ndufc1 gene encoding NADH dehydrogenase [ubiquinone] 1 subunit C1, mitochondrial translates to MVFNRFLLRAALDSRVGSRSMFTSSKPDTVNPNWLRVGLAFGSSVFLWGLLFRQHSTDVHEYKVRNGLE, encoded by the exons ATGGTTTTCAACCGGTTTTTACTGAGAGCTGCTCTCGACAGCAGAG ttggATCCAGGTCCATGTTCACGAGCAGCAAGCCTGACACTGTCAACCCCAACTGGCTGCGAGTTGGACTTGCCTTTGGAAGTTCGGTTTTCCTTTGGGGCCTG ctcttcaggcaGCACAGCACAGACGTGCATGAGTACAAAGTTAGAAATGGACTGGAATAA